In Zhaonella formicivorans, one DNA window encodes the following:
- a CDS encoding AAA family ATPase → MDSKVVFGEKNPEDRRDLGGPGVSNRVPFRQYLDTQAKAPELFIHLAIKLAVLISRLHRKGVIIGNLNPDMLLISREDNTVHLTELGSTTKPGPDSKAIFYLAPEQTKRMNKPLDLRADLFSLGVIFYEMLTGRLPVEGTNRLEWFHNLLAGNIKPPHQIDKQIPVPLSDIVMKCLVRDPDDRYQSAESIKGDLRRCLEEWKQKKSITPFKLGQRDVPSAFQLSTEFYGREQELRHLHAALKRVEQGPAEIVFAEGMAGIGKTRLLQQFFKQVQKEQGFFISGKFQSLNNETPYGALIEAVEQLFIWIMGQSREEIAAWQKKILAKLSTNAPLVAALTPYFELLVGKQPKVELSSSLGVRERLFYAFYQLLQLFAKKNAPLVLFLDDLQWADSGSIKLLESIFLEHEPHHILLIGTYREEELSPGHVLKETMVAIQQKKRQCTTIRLSPLDPCEVEEFTAASLCCSLEEARPLARFLLKKTGGNPLFVKELLQTIYKNGYILPRSDSSSWQLHLEQLEHTSIADDIAGFLVNKVQTLPEASKRLMQFAACIGYSFSISLLAKVCGQPVSKAEKHLQQCALEGLIQKVNGQFYCFVHDRVHQAAYSLIPAEEKKVIHYRLGCLMLEEDKGDYANKHKASLKNFFVAVSHLNLAAELLLKNNENIRGMELNFLAGKKAKQASDFAAALHYLQMGLKLLKPEFWETNYSLTFRLHLEYLECRYLCGHYEEAKNLYQQLLSKTGNKLDRTKLHLIEIMFATKQDFDRRAIEVGLQGMHELGHVLPAQPSMVYIIRQLFKVKRLIKKTGINRIADLPTARDEEINAVLDLLVAISPCAYNNNENLFLAITLKMCELSLRYGNFAHSSTGYMTMSMVNIIRLKDFQTGVALGKTALALAEQYEHLTEKHIVEFLYGAFFLPWLEHTQQSELYLKKALEGSIVFQNFTYAGYALTFLLISMHFRGMPLKRLAMQIQESFQYLSKVKDPYFRCFLTIYRQLVRNLQGLTRSWDSFSDDTFDEEEFIHGDTGYQIREKEMFDYYLCKNQVYYLLGYYDRALPLLRKAEWLTRLYFGEVYLAEHSFYYCLTITAMFASFSIKEKTIFGLLLHKKHRQMMQWARHCPANFEHKHLLIAAEIARIRRQDKKAALMYDRAIQSARTHCFIQNAAIAGECAARFYFSRGLTDLGQKYIRDAYKDYCTWGARLKAEQLRSQYLWLANEEQGEMDFAWENSTVYPNRNLSQMIDVEAILRASQLLSGEIILENLLKKMMEVVLQDAGASQGALFLSQDENLYLEARVKSGPDQINLEVLQSVPLEECDFVPRTIISYVDSTGETVLLDNTIKAMMFVDDPYLSGKPTFSLLCLPIAGKGRKVGILYLENSLSTGAFTRERVEILKLLSSQIAISIENARLYADLERSRDYLSYWNQVLEQTVAERTNKLQEINEQLKKAIEDAESANRAKSDFLAITSHEIRTPIHAIIGMTELLLETALDQEQSEYVALIQESSDLLLTIINDLLDFSKIEKGKFKLETVNFSLQALKKNILVAMGPKADNKGIALQFDLAPEIPALLRGDPMRLNQVLLNLVSNAIKFSEEGEVTVRALLESEKPDFVTVRFEVQDTGIGIPEQFQQFLFQPFYQVDQATTRRHGGTGLGLAICKHLVKLMNGQIGFESAAGRGSLFWFTIPFQRGSVESETQDKNIHVHAVANQLQRKDKSGAVLIVEDNIINQKLIVSQFKKLGLSTVIAGNGLEAIEAYSRAPFTLIFMDCQMPVMDGYETAKAIRRLEAKKERRTPIIATTAGATPGEREKCIQAGMDDYLSKPIRIIDLQKTLARWLPDYIENSHDCAQSDKRIHNRTVDSFIDQFVHPSRRLELREIIEGKSDFLFDLIETFLADMPTKLTKLREAFEQQEAATVRLQSHGMKSSSHLLGLNEFADLSRQLERMATTGELHATEKLINTITEKYRQLEEEMLAFLQNAKNELV, encoded by the coding sequence TTGGACAGTAAAGTGGTCTTTGGGGAAAAAAATCCGGAGGACCGCCGAGATCTCGGCGGTCCTGGCGTTTCAAACCGCGTGCCGTTCAGGCAATATCTTGACACCCAAGCAAAAGCGCCGGAGTTGTTTATCCATCTGGCAATAAAATTAGCCGTACTTATCTCCCGGTTGCATCGCAAAGGCGTCATCATCGGGAACCTGAACCCGGATATGTTGTTAATCAGCAGGGAGGACAATACAGTCCACTTAACTGAATTAGGCAGCACAACAAAACCAGGTCCTGATTCCAAGGCTATTTTTTATCTTGCACCGGAACAAACAAAGCGGATGAACAAGCCGTTGGACCTAAGGGCAGACCTGTTTTCTTTGGGGGTGATCTTTTATGAAATGCTGACAGGCCGTTTACCTGTAGAAGGCACTAACAGATTGGAATGGTTCCATAATTTGCTGGCCGGCAATATTAAACCTCCCCACCAGATTGACAAGCAAATCCCGGTTCCTCTTTCAGACATCGTGATGAAATGCTTGGTCAGAGACCCTGACGACAGGTATCAAAGCGCTGAAAGCATTAAAGGAGATTTACGCAGATGCCTTGAGGAATGGAAGCAGAAAAAAAGCATCACCCCTTTTAAACTCGGTCAACGCGATGTCCCCTCAGCATTCCAGCTTTCAACTGAATTTTATGGTAGAGAACAGGAACTGCGCCACCTCCACGCGGCATTGAAGAGGGTTGAGCAAGGCCCGGCTGAAATCGTCTTTGCGGAGGGGATGGCCGGGATTGGTAAAACAAGACTGCTCCAGCAGTTTTTCAAGCAAGTTCAAAAAGAGCAGGGGTTTTTTATCAGCGGAAAGTTCCAGTCCCTTAATAACGAAACCCCCTATGGAGCTCTAATTGAAGCAGTTGAACAATTGTTTATATGGATAATGGGCCAAAGTCGGGAGGAAATAGCTGCCTGGCAAAAGAAGATTCTCGCCAAGCTTAGCACCAATGCTCCGTTGGTTGCCGCATTGACACCATATTTTGAACTGCTGGTCGGCAAACAGCCCAAGGTGGAATTAAGTTCAAGCCTGGGGGTGAGAGAGCGCCTTTTCTATGCTTTTTACCAGTTGCTCCAGTTGTTCGCGAAGAAAAATGCGCCCTTGGTGCTTTTCCTTGATGACCTGCAGTGGGCCGACTCAGGATCTATAAAACTTCTTGAATCAATTTTCCTGGAGCACGAGCCTCACCATATTTTGCTAATAGGGACCTATCGGGAGGAAGAATTGTCCCCCGGTCATGTTTTAAAGGAAACTATGGTGGCAATACAACAAAAAAAGAGGCAATGCACTACTATAAGGTTGTCCCCTTTAGATCCCTGCGAAGTCGAGGAGTTTACTGCAGCCAGTCTTTGCTGCAGCTTGGAAGAGGCAAGGCCCCTAGCCAGGTTCCTTCTGAAAAAAACAGGAGGCAATCCCCTTTTTGTGAAAGAATTGCTGCAGACCATATACAAAAACGGCTATATTTTACCGAGGTCGGACAGCAGCAGCTGGCAATTGCACCTGGAACAACTTGAGCATACGTCGATAGCTGACGACATTGCTGGTTTTCTGGTCAACAAAGTGCAAACGTTGCCGGAAGCAAGCAAAAGGCTAATGCAATTTGCCGCTTGCATCGGTTACTCCTTCAGCATATCCTTGCTGGCCAAAGTATGCGGCCAACCCGTCAGCAAAGCTGAAAAACACTTGCAGCAATGTGCTTTGGAGGGGTTAATCCAGAAAGTTAACGGACAATTTTACTGTTTCGTCCATGACCGGGTGCACCAGGCAGCATATTCCTTAATCCCCGCTGAAGAAAAAAAGGTTATCCACTATCGTTTGGGGTGCTTAATGCTGGAGGAAGACAAGGGAGATTATGCAAATAAGCACAAAGCATCTCTAAAGAATTTTTTTGTCGCAGTCAGCCATCTTAACTTAGCTGCAGAACTGTTGCTGAAAAACAATGAAAACATCAGGGGGATGGAACTGAATTTCTTAGCCGGGAAGAAAGCCAAACAAGCCTCGGACTTTGCCGCCGCCTTGCACTACCTGCAAATGGGACTTAAACTGCTAAAACCGGAATTTTGGGAAACTAATTACTCGTTAACTTTCCGGTTGCATCTTGAATACTTGGAATGCCGGTACCTGTGCGGTCATTATGAGGAAGCTAAAAATTTATACCAACAACTGCTCAGTAAAACCGGAAACAAATTAGACAGGACAAAGCTGCATTTAATTGAGATCATGTTTGCTACCAAACAAGACTTTGACAGAAGGGCAATCGAAGTGGGTTTACAGGGAATGCATGAATTGGGACATGTATTGCCTGCACAACCTTCCATGGTTTACATTATCCGGCAGTTGTTTAAGGTCAAAAGATTAATAAAAAAGACAGGGATTAACCGTATAGCAGACCTTCCCACAGCGCGCGATGAAGAGATTAACGCCGTTTTGGATTTACTCGTGGCCATTTCTCCATGCGCTTATAATAATAATGAAAACCTGTTCTTAGCCATTACCCTAAAAATGTGCGAACTTTCTTTGCGGTACGGGAATTTTGCCCACTCCAGCACGGGTTATATGACAATGTCCATGGTCAACATTATTCGCCTAAAAGACTTTCAAACCGGAGTGGCGCTGGGGAAAACGGCCCTAGCCCTGGCGGAACAGTATGAACACTTAACCGAAAAACATATAGTGGAATTTTTGTACGGAGCTTTTTTTCTTCCCTGGCTGGAACATACTCAGCAAAGCGAATTATACCTGAAAAAAGCACTGGAAGGCAGCATTGTTTTTCAAAATTTTACATATGCCGGTTATGCCTTGACATTTCTCCTTATTTCCATGCACTTCCGAGGTATGCCGCTGAAAAGGCTTGCCATGCAGATCCAGGAAAGTTTTCAGTATTTATCAAAAGTAAAAGACCCGTATTTCCGCTGTTTTCTAACCATTTACCGGCAACTGGTTCGTAACCTGCAAGGTTTGACCCGGAGTTGGGATAGTTTCAGCGACGATACTTTCGATGAAGAAGAATTCATCCACGGGGATACAGGTTACCAAATCAGGGAAAAAGAAATGTTTGATTACTACTTATGCAAGAACCAAGTTTATTACCTCCTGGGTTATTATGACCGGGCACTGCCCTTATTAAGGAAGGCTGAATGGTTGACAAGGCTGTATTTTGGCGAAGTTTATCTGGCCGAGCACTCCTTTTATTATTGTCTGACCATTACAGCAATGTTTGCTTCTTTTTCAATCAAAGAAAAAACAATTTTCGGGCTGCTGCTGCACAAAAAACACCGCCAAATGATGCAGTGGGCTCGGCACTGCCCTGCCAATTTTGAACACAAGCACCTGTTGATAGCCGCAGAAATTGCCCGCATCCGCCGACAAGATAAGAAGGCTGCCCTGATGTACGACCGGGCGATCCAGTCGGCGAGGACCCATTGCTTTATCCAAAATGCTGCCATCGCCGGTGAATGCGCTGCCAGGTTTTACTTTTCCAGGGGATTAACCGACCTGGGTCAAAAATACATTCGGGATGCCTACAAAGATTATTGCACTTGGGGAGCACGGCTTAAAGCGGAGCAACTCCGCTCACAGTACTTGTGGCTGGCAAATGAAGAGCAAGGGGAGATGGACTTTGCTTGGGAAAACTCAACCGTTTATCCGAACCGCAACCTATCACAAATGATCGACGTGGAAGCTATTTTGCGAGCCAGCCAACTTCTGTCCGGTGAAATTATTCTGGAAAATTTGCTCAAAAAAATGATGGAAGTTGTATTGCAAGATGCCGGCGCCAGTCAAGGGGCCTTATTTCTCTCGCAAGATGAAAATTTATACTTGGAAGCCAGGGTAAAAAGCGGCCCAGATCAAATTAATCTCGAAGTCCTGCAGTCTGTTCCCCTGGAGGAATGCGACTTTGTACCGCGCACGATAATAAGTTACGTGGACAGTACAGGGGAAACTGTACTCCTTGATAACACAATAAAAGCTATGATGTTTGTCGATGATCCTTATTTGTCCGGCAAGCCTACTTTTTCGCTACTGTGTCTGCCCATAGCCGGAAAAGGGAGAAAGGTTGGTATCCTTTACCTGGAAAACAGCCTGTCCACAGGTGCCTTTACACGGGAACGGGTGGAAATTCTAAAGCTCCTATCCTCCCAGATAGCTATTTCAATCGAAAACGCCCGTTTATATGCAGATCTGGAACGTTCGCGTGATTATTTGTCCTACTGGAACCAGGTACTGGAACAAACTGTAGCAGAAAGAACCAACAAGCTGCAAGAAATCAATGAACAGCTTAAAAAAGCCATAGAGGATGCTGAGTCAGCCAATCGCGCCAAAAGTGATTTCCTGGCTATCACGAGCCATGAAATACGCACCCCTATACACGCCATCATCGGCATGACCGAACTCCTGCTGGAAACGGCTCTGGACCAGGAACAGTCGGAATATGTGGCGCTCATCCAGGAATCATCGGATTTATTATTGACGATTATTAACGATCTCCTGGATTTCAGCAAAATTGAAAAAGGCAAATTTAAATTGGAAACAGTAAACTTCTCCCTTCAGGCATTGAAAAAAAACATCCTGGTCGCTATGGGGCCGAAAGCAGACAATAAGGGAATTGCTCTCCAATTTGATCTTGCGCCTGAGATCCCCGCTTTGCTTCGTGGTGATCCCATGCGCCTTAACCAAGTGCTTTTAAATTTAGTGAGCAATGCTATTAAGTTTTCGGAAGAGGGCGAAGTAACCGTCCGGGCTCTCCTGGAAAGCGAAAAACCTGATTTTGTAACCGTCCGTTTTGAAGTACAAGACACCGGCATCGGGATACCGGAGCAGTTTCAGCAATTTTTATTCCAGCCTTTTTACCAGGTTGATCAAGCGACAACCCGCAGGCACGGTGGCACAGGCCTTGGTCTTGCCATTTGCAAGCACCTGGTAAAACTTATGAACGGGCAAATAGGCTTTGAAAGTGCTGCCGGGCGGGGATCTCTTTTCTGGTTTACCATTCCATTCCAAAGAGGCAGTGTGGAAAGCGAAACTCAGGACAAAAATATTCACGTTCATGCTGTTGCAAATCAATTGCAAAGGAAAGACAAATCCGGTGCCGTCCTAATAGTGGAGGACAATATAATCAATCAGAAATTAATTGTTTCTCAATTCAAAAAGCTGGGCCTGTCTACGGTAATTGCCGGCAATGGGCTGGAGGCAATAGAAGCTTATTCCCGAGCTCCTTTTACACTTATTTTTATGGACTGCCAGATGCCTGTTATGGACGGTTACGAAACGGCCAAGGCAATACGCAGGCTGGAGGCTAAAAAAGAACGAAGAACTCCCATCATTGCCACTACGGCAGGAGCCACGCCAGGGGAAAGAGAAAAGTGCATACAAGCCGGAATGGACGATTATTTAAGCAAACCGATCCGAATAATTGATTTGCAAAAAACGCTGGCACGCTGGTTACCCGATTACATTGAAAATTCACATGATTGTGCACAGAGCGATAAAAGAATACACAACCGGACCGTGGATTCCTTCATTGATCAATTTGTTCATCCAAGCAGACGTCTGGAATTAAGAGAAATCATAGAAGGAAAGAGTGATTTTCTTTTTGATTTAATAGAAACCTTTTTAGCGGATATGCCAACAAAGCTGACCAAGCTCCGGGAAGCTTTTGAGCAACAAGAGGCTGCAACCGTTCGCTTACAGTCGCACGGGATGAAATCCAGCAGCCATTTGTTGGGCCTAAACGAATTCGCAGATTTAAGCCGACAATTGGAGCGCATGGCCACGACCGGTGAATTACACGCAACGGAAAAGCTCATCAATACCATCACAGAAAAATACCGACAGCTTGAAGAGGAAATGCTGGCCTTTCTTCAGAACGCCAAAAACGAGCTTGTTTAA
- a CDS encoding ABC transporter ATP-binding protein has protein sequence MNYRDFRQEDISGKPLDTRLMRRLLGYAWPYRGYIVLSIFLLLLITVTDLARPYLIKIAIDEHLLKAAEEKAGWVFHARALYKLVAFFLLTIVLNFVLNYVQAYLLQFTGQKILFALRREVFSHLLKLSPAFFDRNPVGRLVTRVTNDIESLNEMYSGVFINLFKDLFLIVGIILVMLKLHLTLAFVAFTGIPLVFGTALLYQLKARKAFREVRIKLAQVNSFLQEHLSGMRIIQLFRREKEKLQEFKDLNAELYLASMRELLAFALFRPAMDLIYALVLALLIWYGGGQVIQAKLSFGVLYAFINYLEQFFRPINDLTEKYSIVQSAMASSERIFQLLDEEITIKDSEQTRKLPVMRGKIEFDRVWFAYQDEEWVLKDVSFTIEPGQTFALVGATGAGKSSVINLLNRFYDVQKGEIRIDGVPIKEIRLADLRRQIGVVMQDVFLFSGTIAGNIRLGNDSIPMEKVREVADYVHASRFIAELPGKFGEEVVERGATLSTGQRQLLAFARALAFDPAVLVLDEATAHIDTETELLIQDALKKLTANRTTIIVAHRLSTIQHADCILVFHRGRIQEAGTHRELLAKRGLYYQLYLLQYKEQLAGGN, from the coding sequence ATGAATTACCGAGATTTTCGCCAGGAGGATATTTCGGGAAAACCATTGGATACCAGGTTGATGCGCAGGCTCTTAGGCTACGCCTGGCCGTACCGTGGTTATATCGTCCTCTCAATCTTCTTGCTGCTTCTGATTACAGTCACTGATCTGGCACGGCCCTACCTGATTAAAATAGCCATTGATGAGCACTTGCTAAAAGCAGCGGAAGAAAAAGCAGGCTGGGTCTTCCACGCCCGGGCGCTATATAAACTGGTGGCTTTTTTTCTGCTGACCATTGTGTTGAACTTCGTCTTAAACTACGTTCAAGCCTACCTGCTGCAATTTACAGGGCAAAAAATTCTCTTTGCCCTGCGCCGGGAAGTTTTCAGCCATCTCTTAAAACTATCCCCGGCTTTCTTTGACCGCAACCCGGTAGGCAGGCTTGTAACCCGGGTTACCAACGACATAGAAAGCTTAAATGAGATGTATTCAGGGGTTTTTATAAACCTGTTTAAGGATTTATTTTTAATTGTGGGTATTATTCTAGTAATGTTGAAGCTCCACCTAACGCTGGCTTTTGTAGCCTTCACCGGCATTCCTTTAGTCTTCGGAACTGCCCTGCTCTACCAGCTAAAGGCCCGTAAAGCTTTCCGGGAAGTGAGAATTAAGTTGGCCCAGGTCAACTCTTTTTTGCAGGAGCACCTTTCCGGAATGCGCATTATCCAGCTTTTCCGCCGGGAAAAAGAAAAACTGCAGGAATTTAAGGACTTAAATGCAGAGCTTTACCTGGCCAGTATGCGGGAACTTTTGGCCTTCGCTCTTTTCCGGCCCGCCATGGACTTAATTTACGCCTTGGTGCTGGCGCTTTTAATCTGGTACGGCGGGGGACAGGTCATCCAGGCCAAGCTCTCTTTCGGGGTGCTCTACGCTTTTATCAATTACCTGGAGCAGTTTTTTCGACCAATCAATGACTTGACCGAAAAATACAGCATTGTCCAGTCGGCCATGGCTTCCTCGGAACGGATTTTCCAACTATTGGATGAAGAAATAACGATTAAAGACAGTGAGCAGACAAGAAAATTGCCCGTCATGCGGGGTAAAATAGAGTTTGACCGGGTGTGGTTTGCCTACCAGGACGAGGAATGGGTGTTAAAAGATGTGAGCTTCACCATCGAACCTGGGCAGACATTTGCCCTGGTGGGAGCTACCGGGGCCGGTAAATCCTCGGTCATCAACCTGCTCAACCGGTTTTATGATGTGCAAAAAGGGGAAATACGGATTGACGGCGTGCCGATTAAAGAAATTCGCCTGGCCGATTTGCGCCGCCAGATCGGCGTGGTGATGCAAGACGTCTTTCTCTTTTCCGGCACTATCGCCGGGAACATCAGGCTGGGGAACGACTCCATCCCCATGGAAAAAGTGCGGGAGGTTGCCGACTATGTCCATGCCAGTCGCTTCATCGCAGAACTGCCCGGCAAATTTGGAGAGGAGGTAGTGGAGAGGGGCGCAACCCTCTCCACAGGCCAACGGCAGCTCCTGGCCTTTGCCAGGGCTTTGGCTTTCGACCCGGCAGTGCTGGTGCTTGATGAAGCCACCGCCCATATTGATACGGAAACCGAGCTGTTAATTCAAGATGCATTAAAAAAGCTGACAGCCAACAGGACTACCATCATCGTAGCCCATAGGCTGTCAACCATTCAACACGCCGACTGCATCCTGGTGTTTCACCGCGGCAGGATCCAGGAAGCAGGCACCCACCGGGAACTGCTGGCCAAGCGGGGTCTCTACTATCAGCTGTACTTACTGCAGTATAAGGAGCAGCTGGCAGGAGGTAATTAG
- a CDS encoding ABC transporter ATP-binding protein: MREFFLLKEFFWQNRWNYFWGILGLVCVDLLQLVPPRVLGNLADAFQKNQLNPGLIQRYALILIAVAVVIAVLRFIWRYLVQQAARGMEMHLRDLLYKHLQTLEPEYYDRHRVGDLMAHATNDLNAIRSTFGIGLVMVTDALVLTTATIFLMLTTIDARLVLVSLLPLPAVVWLATRFSRLLHNRYLKVQESFSRLTEQAQESIAGIRVIKSFVQEKPTLDKFNQASERSMQANLNLVRVAGLLFPLVQLFASLSFLIVLGYGGYLILRQEVSLGDFVALNGYLAMLIWPMMAMGWVFSIIERGKASMQRINTILQTEPQIKDAPNALAIKKAQGLIEFKSLSFSYNNTSRPALQNIELKILPGQTLGIVGRTGSGKSTLVNLLLRSYDPPDGSIWLDGLDIKKLTLQSLREQFGYVPQDSFLFSASIRSNILFGRPDADEQKLAEAVRISRLENDLASFPQGLETIIGERGVTLSGGQKQRVAIARAILADPPVLILDDAMSAVDTKTEEAILQNLKRIRQGKTTVMIAHRISTVQHADQIIFLDDGKIVEQGNHQELLQKEGRYFQLYQKQLLEQEFFAVGKE, from the coding sequence ATGCGTGAATTTTTCTTGCTCAAAGAATTTTTTTGGCAGAACAGGTGGAACTATTTCTGGGGCATTCTGGGACTGGTTTGTGTGGACCTGCTGCAGTTAGTTCCGCCCAGAGTTTTAGGCAACCTGGCCGATGCTTTTCAAAAAAATCAGCTCAATCCGGGGCTAATCCAAAGGTATGCCCTGATTTTGATCGCCGTGGCTGTAGTGATCGCAGTACTCCGCTTTATTTGGCGCTACCTGGTGCAGCAGGCGGCCAGGGGAATGGAAATGCATTTGCGCGATCTGCTCTACAAGCATTTGCAAACATTGGAACCGGAGTATTACGACCGGCACCGCGTGGGAGATTTGATGGCCCACGCCACCAACGACTTAAATGCCATTCGCAGCACTTTCGGCATTGGCCTGGTCATGGTCACCGATGCTCTGGTCTTAACTACTGCTACAATCTTTTTAATGCTCACCACCATCGATGCGCGCCTGGTGTTGGTCTCCCTTTTGCCTCTCCCTGCTGTAGTCTGGCTGGCTACCAGGTTCAGCCGCCTGCTGCACAACCGCTACCTGAAAGTGCAGGAGTCTTTCAGCCGTTTGACCGAGCAGGCTCAGGAAAGCATCGCCGGTATCAGGGTTATTAAATCCTTTGTACAGGAAAAACCGACGTTGGATAAATTCAACCAGGCAAGTGAGCGCAGCATGCAAGCCAATTTGAATTTAGTCAGGGTGGCAGGTTTGCTTTTTCCCCTGGTACAGCTTTTTGCCTCCCTCAGTTTTTTAATTGTGCTGGGCTACGGCGGTTATTTGATTTTGCGCCAAGAAGTTAGTTTGGGGGATTTCGTGGCTTTAAACGGCTACCTGGCCATGCTGATCTGGCCCATGATGGCTATGGGCTGGGTGTTTAGCATTATCGAGCGGGGCAAAGCCTCCATGCAGAGAATTAATACTATCCTGCAAACGGAACCGCAGATTAAAGATGCACCCAATGCCCTAGCCATAAAAAAGGCACAGGGACTGATTGAATTTAAAAGCTTGAGCTTCAGCTATAACAATACTTCCCGGCCGGCGCTGCAAAATATTGAGCTAAAAATTCTCCCAGGCCAGACACTGGGCATAGTTGGTCGTACCGGCAGCGGCAAAAGCACCCTGGTCAATCTCCTGCTGCGCTCGTATGACCCACCCGATGGCAGCATTTGGCTGGACGGCCTGGACATCAAAAAGCTAACACTGCAAAGTTTGAGAGAACAGTTTGGCTATGTGCCCCAAGATTCCTTCTTGTTCTCCGCTTCCATCAGGTCTAACATCCTTTTTGGCCGGCCTGACGCCGATGAACAGAAGCTGGCCGAAGCGGTGCGGATAAGCCGGCTGGAAAACGACCTGGCCTCCTTCCCCCAAGGCCTGGAAACAATTATTGGGGAAAGGGGCGTGACCTTGTCAGGCGGACAGAAACAGCGGGTGGCCATTGCCAGGGCCATACTGGCGGATCCACCTGTTTTAATCCTGGATGACGCCATGTCGGCGGTGGATACCAAAACCGAAGAGGCAATTTTACAAAACCTGAAAAGGATACGCCAAGGTAAAACCACCGTTATGATTGCCCACCGCATTTCTACGGTTCAGCATGCGGACCAGATTATCTTTTTGGATGACGGTAAAATCGTGGAACAAGGCAACCACCAGGAACTGCTGCAAAAAGAAGGGCGCTATTTCCAGCTCTACCAAAAGCAGCTCTTGGAACAAGAATTTTTTGCTGTGGGAAAGGAATAG
- a CDS encoding bacteriohemerythrin, translating into MWKESYCIGVEKVDAQHKELFQRVTDFLQALKGPGQWPDKVEKVKETLSFMQSYVIEHFADEEIYQKEINYPDLDKHCQIHEDFKRDVGKYAEKLTATNYAEEVALEFGGKLMAWLIYHVAKEDQRIGEYVRTSAMGGLSHEG; encoded by the coding sequence ATGTGGAAAGAAAGTTACTGCATTGGTGTAGAAAAAGTCGATGCCCAACATAAAGAACTTTTTCAACGCGTGACGGACTTTTTGCAGGCCTTAAAGGGGCCGGGCCAATGGCCTGACAAAGTGGAAAAGGTTAAAGAAACACTGAGCTTCATGCAGAGCTATGTCATTGAACATTTCGCTGATGAAGAAATTTATCAAAAGGAAATTAATTATCCCGACCTGGACAAACACTGCCAAATTCACGAGGATTTCAAACGAGACGTAGGAAAATATGCTGAAAAGCTCACAGCCACAAACTATGCCGAAGAAGTAGCCTTGGAGTTTGGTGGCAAATTGATGGCATGGCTCATATACCATGTGGCCAAGGAGGACCAGAGGATCGGCGAATATGTGCGCACAAGTGCAATGGGAGGGCTAAGTCATGAAGGCTGA
- a CDS encoding chemotaxis protein CheX: MKAEYVNPFLQATQDVFRQMLNLDIEKDRIALQEDWIPGKEVNVLIGVVGALTGSVVFSFSKPMALAMVQSMAGMEISELDVFVTSALGEVGNIICGNAMTYLANAKYPCDIAPPQIILGENKTISLATPKSLLVFCKTALGEFTINISLKEKSITPD, translated from the coding sequence ATGAAGGCTGAATATGTCAATCCATTCCTGCAGGCTACCCAGGATGTTTTCAGGCAGATGTTGAATTTGGATATTGAAAAAGATCGCATCGCCTTGCAAGAGGACTGGATACCTGGCAAAGAGGTAAATGTTTTGATTGGGGTGGTGGGTGCCCTGACGGGATCAGTTGTTTTCAGTTTCTCCAAACCCATGGCCCTGGCTATGGTGCAGTCCATGGCGGGCATGGAGATAAGCGAATTGGATGTTTTCGTTACTTCTGCTTTAGGAGAGGTTGGTAACATTATCTGCGGTAATGCTATGACATATCTGGCCAACGCAAAGTATCCCTGCGACATAGCCCCGCCTCAGATCATTCTGGGTGAAAACAAAACTATTTCACTGGCTACGCCAAAATCTTTGTTGGTTTTCTGTAAGACAGCTCTTGGAGAATTCACTATCAATATCTCCCTCAAAGAAAAGTCAATAACCCCTGACTAA